GAGCACCTTCAAAACAATGTGCGCAATCTTCGATGATGATTGGCTCGGACCCGACCGAGCGGGCGCGACTCACGGCATGACGAATACCGCGCATGTCACACATCTGACCGTATAGATGGACAGGCATAACTGCGCGCGTTCGCGCCGTAACGGCCTTCTCCACAGACTCTGGCGTCATCAGCAGTGTACGGGGATCAACATCCACAAACACTGGCGTGCCGCCGGCTAACACTATGACGTTGGCAGTGGCGATGAAAGTCATGGCCGGTATGATGACTTCATCGCTAGGCTGAAGCTCCATCGCAAGCAGCACAGCGAACGCGCCGTTGGTCCAGCTGTTCATTAGAACCGCGTGGGGCACTCCAAAATACGATTCGATTTGCCGCTCGACAGACGCGCAGACTTTACCTGTGGTGAGAAAGGGCGTGTCAAGCACCGCCGCCACCGCGGCAGCATCAGCTTTGCTCAAAGGATGGCGATAAAACTCGGCGTTCATACCTTACGTGATCCTAACGGGACGGGACGCTCAAACAAATCTCGAGGTGTCCAGCTTCTCGACAATCTCGATAATCTCCTCGTCGAATTTCTTCATTTGCGACCAACCAAGCGCGCGCAGCTTCGAGTCATCAAGACTATACCTGATATCCTGCCCCGATCGATCAGAAGCTGCGACAAAGGCGGCGCGCTCCTCTATACTGAGAATCTGAGCAATTCGACGAAGAACCTGAATGTTGCTCCGCTCTTCCGTGCTGCCGATATTGTATATCTGATTTCTTCTGCCTTTTTCGATCACCGTCGAAATGCCGCGAACGGTGTCATCCGCGTGCAACCAAGAGCGAATGTAGCTTCCGTCACCATGCATGATAGCAGGCAAACCGCGCTTCATGCGCCAAGCACTCTTTGGGATCAGTTTCTCCGGATATTGATGTGTTCCATAATTATTGGTCGGGCGTACAATGTTCCAACTTACGCCGAAAGTGCGCCCCCAGCTCTTTACCAGCATATCCGCAGCCGCCTTTGTCGCAGCATACGGATTGGATGGCACAAGTGGATCTGCTTCCGCATGGGAACCGTCTCTAATGTCCCCATATACCTCGTCAGTGCTGATTTGAATGAATCTCGGCCGTTCGTGCTCGTGCTTGCGACGGATCAGCTCGAGGCAATTTTGGACACCGAGGAAATTCGTTTCGCAAAACTTTCGCGCATTCGTAATTGCGTTATCGACGTGACTTTCAGCAGCAAAATTTACAAAGATGTCGCATTCCGGGAGAAAATCTAGCGTACAGATATTCGCCTCGTGGAATCGATAATTGCTGCTCTGGGAAAATTCAGCGTTCACCAAACGATCCGCCGCATAGCTGATCCGATCGATATTCTTGACGAAATGCCCCTTATCCAGGCATTGGCGCACAAAATGCTTGCCAATAAAGCCAAGTCCACCCGTTACGACAACGATTTCCGCTCTGCTCATGGAACCGTTAGCGCTTTCTGCCGATTACACATGTTAAAGAAGGACGCTGAGTAGAACTGGGAGGTAAGCGCCGAACTTTCGGTCCTACTTAGTCGCCGATATTGCCGTGCTATTCTTCAAAGGCTCTCGGCCGTTCTAGCCGCAACTGTCGCATGTGGCGGCGCTCCCAACACCGACGTGGCTCGAAGACTCGCGAATTTCTTTGGCTTCGGTCTCTCCCCTTGGCATCGGGCGCTGTTTCTCCGCAGGTCCAAGATCCTGTCGTGTCGCGCATCTTCAGCTCCTTCAACTTGGCCTACGGACAAAGGGCAAGGGCCGTGCCAGTGCTCCTCGCGCGCAATAGGCGCTTGATTGCACTTTGAGAAAGCTTCCCCAATGCTAACTGACGAACGATGTTTTGAATCTCACAAGTCTGAGTGCCGCTGTCAGAATCCGGACTAAAGTCGAGGGCACCGTGCGTCCGAACGTTGCCCCCGGGCTTAATCCAGGCTGAAGGCTCTGGCCCAACAAGAACCAGCCCAGGAGCGCAAAACTCTAGTTCTAGGTTGGTCCAAACCTTGGTCTCGCTGCACCGAGGCGGTGGCTCTACCAATTCTCGGAGGAGATAGCAGGGCTCAGATCAGTTAGAAACTCCTTAAGGCTGATATCCATTAGAAGCCGTTTCTACGAGGCGGGCAGGAAGGGGCCTATGCCAAGAGCTAACCACTTTGCCAACGGAAAGACGTCGTCCGTCTTGCTGGATCGGTGGCTCCGCTCGCCAAAACCACATCAATTCTTTTCGGCTGGCTGTTATACTACAGCAGTTAGCGGATCGATCTCAGCAACGAATGTTCCTACCTCAAATTCATCGCGAACGCATTCTCCTGTCGCCACCGGGCTTTCTCGAGCCGCAACCAGCCGGTCTGTTATCTTATTCAGCAGGATCTGGCGAACCTGGTGGGCGGGTTCAGCGAGTTCGCCTAAAGAGGCAATCCACTGTCGCAACCGCTGGTGAAGCGCTTCGCCGCGCGGACGGCAGCGCACGGCTCCCTGGTTTTGCCCACCGAACAATATTGGCCGCAAGCATAAGAAACACTGCATCAATGGATTACGAATGACCGATAGAAGGCGAGACTCGGCTTTCGAAGCGTGGATAGCGCCGCGGATCACGCTCGCTTTCCTGCCCTAGGCAGCCCATCGGAAGGGGATAACTATGGGTAGAAATGTCATCGATAAATCGGCCGATAGCCGGTCAGGGCAAAGCCGGCCGAAGTCCCTATCCATTGTGGTACCCTGCTACAATGAAGAGAATGGTATCGCTGAACTCATTGGAAGATGTCAGCAGAGCGCTTCTGAAGTGGTCGGCGATGACTATGAACTTGTGCTTGTGGATGACGGTTCTGCCGATGGAACGTGGCAGGAAATCTCAGCGGAGACTGAGCGTGGCCGGCATATTGTCGGCATCAGGCTGTCACGGAACTTCGGGCAAGAAGTAGCGCTAACGGCAGGCCTGTTAGCGGCAAGTGGCGAGTTGGTTCTCGTTATCGACGCGGATCTGCAAGACCCTCCAGAATTGCTTTCACCCATGGTGGAGGTCATGAAGCGCGAAGGCGCGGACGTCGTATATGGCCAGAGGAAGACACGTGCTGGCGAAAGCTGGTTTAAGACGAAGTCAGCAAGCATCTTCCATTGCCTGCTCAAACAAGCGAGCAGCCTTTCGATTCCCGTCGACGCCGGTAACTTCAGGTTAATGACGAGCCGGGTCGCTAAACTTATAGCGCAGATGCCTGAGCGGGACAGGTTCATACCAGGATTAGTGGCCTCCGTTGGCTTCAAGCAGGTACCGTTCTTGTATGATAGGGATCGGAGATTTTCTGGTGAAACGAAGTATCCATTATCAAAACTGGTTCGTCTTGCGATCGATGCATTCCTCAGCTATTCGCCGGTCTTGTTGCGCCTATCATCGGCGAGCGCGGCCCTGCTGGTCGTAGCGATCGTCGCGGCTTCCGTCTACTCACTGTACTCTTGGCTCTACTTTGAAGTGGTTCCCGGGTGGACCAGCTTGATGATTTCGCTTTTGATCGTGTCGTTCTTCCAATTTGCCTCGCTGAGTATTATCAGCGAATACATTGGTCGCATATATCTCAGCACCAAGAACAGACCGCTGTTTATCGTTGATCAGATCAAACGCAGCGGCTCGGTTCACGGAAGCGCAGATGATCGCGGTGAGGCTGGGGCGAAGACGGCTGACCTGGCTCGCAAGCATGGGATTCGAAGCGACAATTTAGACTGCACGTCCAACCACAACCCGACTGCCTCCTACGGGCCAGCGAACGCCCGCGAGCGTCATGCGAACCTCAGCTTCGAGTATACCGCGAAACAGCCCGTTGGTGGCGGGATTTAGCTTGAACTCGTAAATGTCTTCAATCACGCTCGGCTTTCCGGGCATCAAGCGGCTGGCCATCATCAGCGGCAAGAGCAATGAAGTGAAAGACGATGAAAACCGAACTTCAAAGCCATTGCTACGCAGCTTCGCTTCCAGCTCGCCTCGGCGATAACGGCGCTGATGGCGAACGATCTCGTCCGCGCGGCTCCATAGCCACGGATGCTGCGGCACCGTGATGATCGTTCCGCCTCCACTTTTCGTGGCAGCTCGCAGTCCTCTCAGAACCGCCTCATCGTCCGCAATGTGCTCCACCACGTCGAATGCACCCGTGAGGTCGAAGATACTCTCCGCTGGAAGGTCACGAGCGTCCATTTGAACAAATTCTACCTTCGACGGCAGATGTTTCCTCGCATATACAAGTCCTGCAGGATGTAATTCGGATCCGACCAGACGATCCCACTCCCGGGATCCTGCAATTGCCCGCAGCACGAAGCCAGTCCCACAGCCTATTTCCATGAACGAGCGCGCTCGTGGAAAGAATCGATCCACCAGACCGACGATCAAGCTGTTGCGGGCGACAAACCAGAAATGCCCGGCCTCGAATTGGGCAAGCACGTCGAACGCATCGGGATCAAATCCACTGGCGGTATTTGCAAGCTCGGGGGCGAACATCGGGATCCCCTCCGCTTGTGGAACGACGTGCGCACATCGAGGGCAGCGCCAGGCGGGCGGCCAAATCGGTTCATCGCCGGCCACTGGTTCGATCGCACCACAGGCCAGGCAGCGGCGGCCCGAAACCACGCCGGTGGTCAGATGGATCCGCCGTCCAACCTCACTTTTGTGCATTGGCAGCTCCCAATTTCTGCGGTGGTCTTTTGCTCGTGCTTCCGCGCCCCTCAGCATCGAACTCGCTGTGCTCGGCGACGAAGTAGATCGGCCGCGCTTTCAATTCGGACAGGATCTTGCCGATATATTCGCCGACGATGCCGATCATGATGAACTGCATGCCTCCTATCGTCATGGGGCTGATGACCAACGACGGATAGCAGGGCACCTGCTTTCCGGTGGTCCACACTTCCCAGATCATCGAGAGCCCGAACAAGAGGGCGGCCAATGCCAAAGGCACGCCGAGCAGGCTCGCAAAGCGCAAGGGTGTCACCGAGGATGACGTCAGGTACTCGATAGACAGCCCAAGCAGCTGCATGAAGCTGAAGGCGGTGACACCATGCGCGCGGGGCGCCGGCTCGTAGTCGACCCGGATCGGGCGGAAGCCGATCCAGCTCGCTAACCCTTTGAAGAAGCGGTTGTGCTCGGGAAGCTGCCGCAGCGCTGCGACTGCGCGCGGCGAGAGCAGGCGGAAGTCGCCGGCATCTTCCGAGATCTTCCGCCGCGCGCCCCAGTTGATCAGGGCGTAGAAGCCGCGCACCGAAAGGCGCCGCAGCAGGGGTTCATTGTTACGATGGGCTTTGGCCGTATAGATCACGTCATTAACTGCCATCGATCCAGTGGCGCGCGAGCTGTGCGATCAGCGCCGGTGGATGCTGGCCGTCGCCATCCATAAACAGCACAGCGCCGGCATGATCGAGTCCGGCCATTAGCGCGGCCTCCTTGCCGAAATTGCGTGACAGCAAAACGACCTGAACGTCGAGCGAAGAGGCGGGCAGCGTGCGGGCGATCGAAAGCGTTGTATCGCTAGAGCCGTCGTCGACATAGGCAACCTCGCAATCGAGTCCGTAGCGCTGCCGCAGCACCTTGGCCAGATTGCAAATCCGCTGATGGAGTGCAGCAAGGCCGGCCGCCTCGTTATACGCGGGCACGACAATCGACAATCCCTTCGCCGCGGCAATCGCCGCGGTCGTGGACAGGCTTGAGACGTCGCGACTCGGCATCATCAATTAGATTTTCAATTCAGTGGCGGTTCGGCCCAATGGTCAAGTCCGCAGGATCGCTTCAAGCCGAGCGAATGCGCGCTTTTCCCTCCGGTCGAATAGATAATCCAGCGAAGCCACCGACACCGTGTCGCGCCATTGCTCCGCGAGCATTGCTGCATCGCATCCTTTGAAACAGGTGCAGGTCTTGCGGTAGTTTGCTGGCCCGCGCTCGGGCATAGGTCTGATCGAGGATGACGCGCAGCCTTCAGTGTATCGCCCGACGAGTCGGCTTCGCGCGAGGTTACGAGATTGGCGTGGCTGCGCAGGATTGCGCCATCGTCAAGCACCTTCAGCCCGTTGGCGGCCAAGGTCGCTTGGGTCTTGGTGATGTCGACCATCAGCTCGGCAGTGCCGCAGGCGAGCGCGTCTTGTTGCACCGGCGCTTTTCCGCGTTGCGGTATTCGACGAAGCCGCGGCTCGCGAAATAGTTGCGGGTGAGGCAGATATACTTGGTCGCGACCGCATCATCTCGTGGCATAGGCGCCTTCCTGCCCGCCTCGTATCCATTTCAACGGATATCAGTCTCGACGACCTCTAACCGACATGAGCCACGCGATCTCCTCCAAGAATTGGTAGTGTCCATCACCTTACCGCCGATTTTGCTGCAAACCCACGTCGGCGCAACCAGCCCGCCAACGTGACAGAAGCGCAAAACTCCGATGTGCCGCACGGATGCGCACACGGGCAAAGCGCGAGGATAAGCGTTCTGCCGTCCCCTCACGCCACGTGATCTTGCGCCAAGCATCCTATGTGGCCGGCATCCAGCCGCAAACGACCGTATGGCGCCCTGGCACTGGGCCGCGGGCGCCGAAGAAGTGGTCGGGAAGCGGACGACCTCCGAAGTTGCTGCGACGTGATGGCAAGTATCAACCGATCTCAGTTAAGAAGCTTGCGATTGGTCTGCCAATGGTGTTCGCCGGAAGCGTCGAGAACCAATATTTGGTGGGTGCTTCTTCGCCCTCCGGCCATTCGAGATTACTGGCTCGCCGAAAGCCGGCCGGAGGAATGGCTGCTGATGGGATGCGACCGTTCGGCGAGGATTGAGCGTCGCTCTCGCGTCCACACTACCTCGATGCCCTTGTTGGGCAGTCTCAAGTCAAAGAGTAGCTATCAAAATTCGTGACGTAGTAAGACTAGGTTTGGGTGATCCAAAGTCCGGTCTCGCTACAAGACTGGGATGGACACTACCAATTCTTGGAGGAGAACGCGTGGCTCAGGTTAGTTTATAGGGCTCGTTGAGGCGGATATCCACTGGAATGGGCCTCGTCTACGAGGCTGGCAGGAAGGGGGCCTATGCCAAGAGATAAATTCTTTGCAAACGGAAAGACGTTGTCGGCTTTGCTCGATTGGACTATGTTGCCTCTGTCTGCCGCAACCACAGGGACCCTTTTCGCCTGGCTGCTATACTACAGCAGTTTCGGTTTCAATCTCGGCAGTGAAGGTCTCTACCTCAACTCCATTGCGAACCCATTCGCCTACGCAATCCATATCCCGCCTTCCCTTTTTAGCTTCGTTTATCATTGGCCATATCAGTGGGCGGGTGGCGACATCTCGGTGCTTCGCGTGGCGAACGTCACGCTCACGATGGTGCTGGGCTGGATTCTCAGCTTCCTCGTGATCCGGCGCTTCTGGACTGTGGAGTGGCCGCATGCAGCGGTGCTATCGGCAGGGATCGCCAGTCTGGCATTAGTCAACTTTCACAGCACGCTGTCGCGCACCCCCAACTACAACACACTGACCTTTCACTCGCTCTTGATGGTGATGATCGGCTTGCTGCTGGCCGATCGGCCAGGGCGCATCCGACAGGTCTCGGGGTGGATCCTGGTCGGCGTTGGCGGCTGGTCCTGCTTCATGGCCAAGCTGACCGCCGCCGCGGCCATCGCCTTGGTCGTTATGCTGTATGTCGTCGCTTTGCGCCGAAAGTCGCTGCTGCCCATGCTTGGCGCAGCGCTGGTCGCTCTCGCTCTGCTGATCGTTACCGCCTACTTGATCGACGGCGGCATCATCGGGCTGGTGACCCGTATGCTCAACAGCGCTGATTTGGAAATCCTGCTGGGTGCCCGGCACGGTGTGTCTTTCATATTTCGGATCGACTGGCTCGAGACCAGTCGCACGCAACTCGCTTTCGCTATCTTAACGGCGATAGCCCTTCTGCTCACCATTCTCGTGGGGTCTAGGCACACGTTTCTCCCATCACTGGCTCTCGCTGCGGTGTCGATCGTAACAATTGCGATTGCGCTGCTGGGGGCCGATCTGATCAGCATCAAGCTCTCAACCTTGTTCCTTCTGCCGGCCTTCACGTGCATTGGCACGATGATCTATAGAGAGGGATTGGTGCTGCGCACCCAAACGCCAACCAGTGTCGCTCTAGCGCTAACCTTTTTGGTCCTCCCGCACGTGTCCGCGCTGGGCTCCAACGTCAACTACTGGTGGGGCGGTTCGAAGGCCGCTTTATTCTGGATGCTCGCGGTCGTTGCCTTCCTGAGCCCTCTTGCGCAAAAGGGACGCTGCGTCGTCGCCACCCTGCTGCCCCTAACAGCGTTGGCACAGTTGTTCACTGCATCAGTGATCAATGATGCCATCCTCAGGCCGCGGGGGCAGGAAAACGATCTGCGCGCTTATGCCGCAGTTACCCCCCTGCCGCGCGGTGGAACATTGGTACTCCCGCAATCACTCAGCGATTATCTGGCCACGGCCAGAGCCCAGGCTCGTGCGGCCGGCCTTGAAGTCGGTACCCCTATGGTCGATCTCTCTGGCCGCTCGCCGGGCCTCCTGTTTGTGCTCGAAACGCGCGCGCTCGGCCTACCATGGCTGATCGGGCCATGGGACCCTATCGAAGCACACTTTGGCCAACCAAGGCCGCTCGTGCCATACGCCGGCAGTAACGTAGCCGCGGCGGAAGCACTCGGACTTGAGAACTGCGCCGATCTGGCCAAGGCGTGGGTACTGATCGAGCCGGAGGGAACGCATCATCTTGACCAATCCGGTGTTATGGCCTCCTTTGGAGCCCGCCAGACGGATTACGTCGTCGCCGCTTCGTTCGAAGCCCCCATCAATGATGGGGATGATCCGGAGGCTTACAGGCAGTTTTTGCTGAGGCCCGTACGCCCCGCCACACTGGCGGAGCAATCCTGCCGTGAAGCTAGAGCAATTCATGGCTAGGCTGAATCGCTAGGGATGCCGAATCCGAGGTCATCGCGCGCACCTATCGAGTTGATGGCGCGCAGCATTCCGAAATGATCGGGCGCAGTTTCGGATGGTGTCAGGCCTGATCGTTGGCCATTTCTCCGGCTGGAACCAGCTTGGAGAATTGGATGCCGACGAAGAGGGTTATCATGCGCCAGGTGCGCGAGATTGTGAGATTGAGCCTTGAGGCTGGGCTCTCGACGCGCGTAGTTGGCGAGCGTGTGGGCGTCGGACCGACGACGGTACGTGACACGCTGAAGCAGTTTGCGCGCGCGGGTCTGGCGTGGCCCGTCGCCGGAAGCGATAGGCGACGCCGAGCTGCAGCAACGGTTGCACGGGGTGCCGGGCGTGAAGCGGGGCCGCCGCAAGGTGCCCGAGCCTGACTGGTCCGTTAACGCGGCAGCTGCCATTCCACCATCCGGCCGCGCGGCCCATACACGATAATCGGCATTTTCAAACCCTCGTTGTGAAGCCAAATGGCGACCTGGCGGACGCTGCCGAATTCGGCGAACTTGAGGAATGCCAGATGAAGAACTTCGCGTACACGTTTATCGGGGTCGATCTCCAATCGGTCATCAGCGCTGCGCACATATCCGACCGCAACGCTCGTGTGGAGGCCGCCGCGCGCGGCGTAAGGCCTCTTGCGAGCGCTGGCGCAAGAGCGAAAGCTCGAGCTCGCTGAATGTCCCCTTCATCCCCAGCAGCAGACGATCGTTGATAAGCTTTGAATCGTACACGCCGTCTTCGTCGATAATCACGCTGTTCACCAACGTGCAGAACTCCAAGAGCGTGTGCCAATCGCATCCGTTGCGCGCTAGCCGTGAAGCCCCGATGGCCAGCACGGCACCGGCTGCGCCGGTGCAGATTGCGGCTAACAGACGCTCACAGCCGGGGCGCGCGGTGCCACCTCCCGAGCGCCCCAGGTCTTCATCGATGACGCGTGCCGCGGCGTTCGCTGAGCTCGCCTTGGCGCGCGGCGATGGTCGCCATCAACGCCTGTTGGGCGTCGAGGTCCTGGTCCTCGACGACTGGGGTCTCGAGCCGCTTGACGCGGGCGCCCGTCACGACCTCCTGGAAATCTTCGAAGATCGATACGGCCGCCGCTCAACCATCGTCACCAGCCAACTCCCCGTGGAGCAATGGCACGACGTGATTGGCGGGTCGATGACTTCATGATGCCTTTTTCTTCGAACGCTTGGTGCGTCGTACCCGATTGCCAAGCTGACTGGTTGGAACTGTTGTCGTTTCCTGAATCCTGCCGTTCCTCCATGTTGCCGGAATCGAACGGCGCTACGCCCGCCGGCAGCGCGACCGCAGAATCCGTGGATGCCTTCCGGGATCGAAGGTGACCAAGCGGGTGATGACGCCCGGATTGGTCCACTTCACGGTGTCGCCCACGCTAATATTCACGACTGCCGGGACGAACATGCCCTTGTGGCTGTTCTTCATGGAAACTTCGACGGTCTTGCCCTCGGCCCCGGCGTAAAATTATTGCCGACGCTTGTGGCTTTTGCGTCCTTAGTTGGGTCACCCTACTCATCAAGTTTATTCCCGCGCTTGCTGATCACGTGATGTGCTACTGATACTGACAGTGCTCCAGTCGCTCTTCAAAGTTGTTGCCGCGCTTACGGTTACCCTGGTCGTCAATCGGGATCCCGCACAGGTCTAAGCCGACCCCGTCCGGATAGTGCGGCCGATCCAGCGTCTTGAGAATAAAGTCCCTGCTGGGAAGATCTTTGATCAGTCCTTCAAGGTAGGGATAGGCGGCTTCTCGACAGCCAGGCGGGACATCCTGAGGAATGTGGATTTCGGTGCCCTCGACGACGCTGGTCTTGCAAGCTTCAAAGACGGTCCTTCGCCATTCCTCACCTGCCAGTATCGGGATATTCATAGGCATGTCGGGCTCCACCACAAAAGCTGAGGACATCTTTATACGGTAGGCAGTCGAGATACCGTCATACTGGCGGGTCTTTTCGTTGTACATGCCATCAGCATTGCGGCGGAGCGCGTAGTAAAGCGCAACATGATCCTCATGCAATAGTTCGTCCAGGGCGCCGGCCCCAGAGTTGCTACTCCCGCCAAAGGCGTCGTCGGCATAAACATCGCCCCAATTGCGGTAGCCGCCGATCAGGCCGGTGGCGCTCAAACCGTCAGGAGCCATGTTCAGACGAATCTTGCCCTTGGTGAAGTGCGTGTCGCCGGTCTGGTCATAATAATAGGCCATACGCGGCGTGTGCAGATGCTCGACCTGCTCGGTCTCCACCACCCCGTTTTTGATGGTCGCCTTCAGCTTGGTATATTGTGCCAAAGTCAGAATGCGGTACGAATAGTCGACCCCGACTCCGCCATGGCTATCCCTGACGATTTTGTCGGGCGAATAGCCGATCTCGACCGTCGCATCCCTGTCGTTCATCGGATCCACGTTGCCAGAGATCCGGATCACCATGGTGTGGAGGCCGTCGTGCATTGCAGTATCGTAGCGCAGGGCCATGGTGGCATTGCCATTGCCGCGCCAGGGCGCAACGCATCCCCAAGCGCGGTACAACGCATTGTCGATGCCTCTCTCGCCATCCGGACTGACAAAGTCGTTGGGTCCGATCTTGCCGTCCAGATTGAATCCATCAGCAATGCGGCTGGTCACCTCCGGTTGGCCCGGATCCTCCGCCGCCCAGGGATTGATGTAAGTTTCGATCCCTCGCTTGTAGCCGCGGTAAGAAATGGCGCGGGAAAAGATTTTTCCGCGCACATAGCCAGGGTTCCGAAGCTGATCCAGCCCCGGGGGCTCAACGATCAAGTCGATATCCTGCTGTGAATACCAGTTCTGGCGAGCTAGAGTGATCTTGCGCTGCTCGGGATCAGTGAAGAAATTGGTGCTTCCGTGCGGGCAGTCTACGCCCGGCTCGATCTCCGTGCCGCGCGTGAACCCGGGACGGCCGCCGTAGCGGAACGCATATCCATAGCTGCTCACGACAAAGCCGCGCGTCCAAGGGTTCGCTTTGGCGGGCACCGTGGCGCTGCAGGTCAGGGCTGTAGCAGCCGCAAAAGCCAATAGCGCTCTACTCATTTTCATGACGTTCTCCCCAACGGCAGAATTTAGGAAACGACGACTGTTCCAACCATTCCCATCGCTTCGTGAAACTTGCAGACATATTTGTAGGTGCCCCTCTCCGTGTCCTCTTCCATGCTGCCGGAATTGAATGGCGCCACGCCTGCCGTAACCCGGCTCCTGATCGCCCGGACCGTCATTGTCCTTGCTCCGAGGCCGGTGTGGGGGGTAGACGCTGCTATCCTCTTGTTGAGACTACTAAGGCGATGATTATTGCCACGCTCTTGCGCCCTCCGCCGGCCTCAAGGGTGATGATCTCGAGCCAACTTTCCGGTCATGGGGCGATAGTTATCGGCGTGAGGCGATCGATATAAAGGATTCCGTCGAATATCCGGGTCACGTCGGAAACATTATGATTGTCCGGGATCATGATGCGGATCGATTGCGGCTTATGCAAAGGATGGCCTGGATCCGCATCCGCGGCACGAAGGTTCAAGAATAGATACGGCTGTTCGATGCTGTGCAAACGCGCCTCGAGATTCCCCAACGGGACCGATGGGGCCACCGTAGTCTGCTTCCCGAACATTCCTTGATGGGCTTCATAGCTGGCAAGCCCGATCGTATACATCTTTCGACCCAACCAGCCTGCCATGTAAACGCCGACGGGCTTTAGATCGCCGGGTTGGGGATCAAGATGAACCTCTTTAAAAGAGGGCGAATAATAAGCGTTCATGAGGTGAGCGTTATGGGCAGATAATGACCTTTTCGCCACGATATCTCGTTCCAGCAAGCCAGCGTAGGTTTTTTGCGCTCTTCTCTTCGCGCTGATGGGAAAACTTAGCAAGCTGCGGAGTCTCATTCGACTTGTCCGGGGTCGCTTGTGCCAGATAGAATTTTCCGGTCCCGTCACTCCGCATGCTCTCGACAGCTCGCTCCATGAACGAGGTCTCCCTGGCTCCATGGACCTGCTCGAACAGTCGACGGTTCTTCCCTATTTCTTCGAGGAGATCGTCTGCGGTGTGGTGCAGGGTGTCCAAATCCTCCTGTGCTCCCCGGTGCGCGTCTGTGGCGCGACAGATGCGGTCATAGGCCGCTAGAGCCCTTTCAGCGAGATCTTGCGCGTGCCGGCGCACACCGATGTCGCTTACCGCGCCCACGAACGAGCGCAGGTCGGAGGCGAAGTGCTCGAAGGATTGCGAGGAGAGCCTGGCATCATAACCCGCCATTTCCAATGGATGAGTGCCTATCAGACTGGCCTTGGCATAGTCCAACAGGGGCTTAAGCTCCGCGCTCTTCGACTGGCCTGGGCGTATGCCGCGTTGCGCCGCGGCTACGGCATCATCGGGTCCGCTGAAGGCCGCCTGCACCAATCGCATGTCGTAAATCCCTTCGCCCCATAAGAGGACGTCAAATCCCATCGGATCACGCAGGAATTTCACGAGCCGCGCATTCGCCGAAAGCGCGCTGCCACTCATGTGGCTTGCTTCGCCCAGTTGCACCACCTGCGCATCGCCGATCACGTCGAAGAATTTCAAGTCTTCGAAATTCTCGTTCGCGGGGTCGATCAACCGAATTGCGACGGCGTTCTTGGTGATCCACGACTGAAGCTCATCTTGTGAAGCAGCATGAGCGACCTGCCCGAATCCGCTCGCGAACGCCGCGATCATCAGCCCTAATATCCTGGCAAAGCGTCTGTCGGACATCATCTCTATGCGCCCCTCTTACTTCGCTACATGTTTCTTGAGCCAGGCGTCGACTACGGCAGCGATCTGCAGACTGTTCTTCTCCCACAACATGCCATGTGTGTTGCCGTGGATTCCGATGTC
This genomic interval from Bradyrhizobium sp. CB82 contains the following:
- a CDS encoding recombinase family protein, with the protein product MDEDLGRSGGGTARPGCERLLAAICTGAAGAVLAIGASRLARNGCDWHTLLEFCTLVNSVIIDEDGVYDSKLINDRLLLGMKGTFSELELSLLRQRSQEALRRARRPPHERCGRICAQR
- a CDS encoding class I SAM-dependent methyltransferase translates to MHKSEVGRRIHLTTGVVSGRRCLACGAIEPVAGDEPIWPPAWRCPRCAHVVPQAEGIPMFAPELANTASGFDPDAFDVLAQFEAGHFWFVARNSLIVGLVDRFFPRARSFMEIGCGTGFVLRAIAGSREWDRLVGSELHPAGLVYARKHLPSKVEFVQMDARDLPAESIFDLTGAFDVVEHIADDEAVLRGLRAATKSGGGTIITVPQHPWLWSRADEIVRHQRRYRRGELEAKLRSNGFEVRFSSSFTSLLLPLMMASRLMPGKPSVIEDIYEFKLNPATNGLFRGILEAEVRMTLAGVRWPVGGSRVVVGRAV
- a CDS encoding plastocyanin/azurin family copper-binding protein; this translates as MTVRAIRSRVTAGVAPFNSGSMEEDTERGTYKYVCKFHEAMGMVGTVVVS
- a CDS encoding helix-turn-helix domain-containing protein translates to MRQVREIVRLSLEAGLSTRVVGERVGVGPTTVRDTLKQFARAGLAWPVAGSDRRRRAAATVARGAGREAGPPQGARA
- a CDS encoding glycosyltransferase family 2 protein, giving the protein MGRNVIDKSADSRSGQSRPKSLSIVVPCYNEENGIAELIGRCQQSASEVVGDDYELVLVDDGSADGTWQEISAETERGRHIVGIRLSRNFGQEVALTAGLLAASGELVLVIDADLQDPPELLSPMVEVMKREGADVVYGQRKTRAGESWFKTKSASIFHCLLKQASSLSIPVDAGNFRLMTSRVAKLIAQMPERDRFIPGLVASVGFKQVPFLYDRDRRFSGETKYPLSKLVRLAIDAFLSYSPVLLRLSSASAALLVVAIVAASVYSLYSWLYFEVVPGWTSLMISLLIVSFFQFASLSIISEYIGRIYLSTKNRPLFIVDQIKRSGSVHGSADDRGEAGAKTADLARKHGIRSDNLDCTSNHNPTASYGPANARERHANLSFEYTAKQPVGGGI
- a CDS encoding GDP-mannose 4,6-dehydratase, which translates into the protein MSRAEIVVVTGGLGFIGKHFVRQCLDKGHFVKNIDRISYAADRLVNAEFSQSSNYRFHEANICTLDFLPECDIFVNFAAESHVDNAITNARKFCETNFLGVQNCLELIRRKHEHERPRFIQISTDEVYGDIRDGSHAEADPLVPSNPYAATKAAADMLVKSWGRTFGVSWNIVRPTNNYGTHQYPEKLIPKSAWRMKRGLPAIMHGDGSYIRSWLHADDTVRGISTVIEKGRRNQIYNIGSTEERSNIQVLRRIAQILSIEERAAFVAASDRSGQDIRYSLDDSKLRALGWSQMKKFDEEIIEIVEKLDTSRFV